Within Fusobacterium gonidiaformans ATCC 25563, the genomic segment GTAAGCTTAGAATAGAATTAGTGAAAAGCATGATCGGAAGAAAACCTAACCACATAGCTACATTAAAGTCGCTAGGGCTTAAGAAAATGCACGATGTGGTTGAACATACAATGACACCTGAGTTAAAAGGAAAATTAGCTCAAGTGGAATACTTATTAAAGATTGAGGAGGTGCAAGCATAATGAAATTAAACGAATTAACACCTTCAGTTCCTCGAAAAGCTAGAAAAAGAGTTGGAAGAGGAGAATCTTCTGGTTGGGGAAAATCAGCTGGAAAAGGAAGCAATGGACAAAACTCTAGAGCAGGTGGAGGAGTAAAACCTTATTTTGAAGGGGGGCAAATGCCTATTTATAGAAGAGTTCCTAAAAGAGGATTCTCTAACTATCCATTCAGAAAAGAATATGCTTTAGTAAGTTTAGATGCTTTGAACAAGTTTGAAGATGGTGCAACAGTATGTCCAGATTGCTTGGCAGAAATGGGTATCATCAAATGTGCTTGTAGTTTAGTAAAAGTATTAGGAAATGGAGAATT encodes:
- the rpmD gene encoding 50S ribosomal protein L30; translation: MSKLRIELVKSMIGRKPNHIATLKSLGLKKMHDVVEHTMTPELKGKLAQVEYLLKIEEVQA
- the rplO gene encoding 50S ribosomal protein L15 is translated as MKLNELTPSVPRKARKRVGRGESSGWGKSAGKGSNGQNSRAGGGVKPYFEGGQMPIYRRVPKRGFSNYPFRKEYALVSLDALNKFEDGATVCPDCLAEMGIIKCACSLVKVLGNGELTKKLTIKAHKITKSAQAAIEAKGGSVEVIEVKTFADVAGNNKK